The proteins below are encoded in one region of Aulosira sp. FACHB-615:
- the lptB gene encoding LPS export ABC transporter ATP-binding protein produces the protein MKIVLENIHKSYGKRAIVNRVNLSVIQGEVVGLLGPNGAGKTTTFYIATGLERPNQGRVWLDTQDITGVSMHKRARLGIGYLAQEASIFRQLSVQDNILLVLEQTNVPKREWSKRLYTLLKEFRLEKVANSKGIQLSGGERRRTELARALAAGREGPKFLLLDEPFAGVDPIAVAEIQEIVAGLRDRGMGILITDHNVRETLAITDRAYIMREGQILASGTAEELYSNPLVRQYYLGDNFHV, from the coding sequence GTGAAAATTGTTTTAGAGAATATTCACAAATCTTACGGCAAGCGAGCCATTGTCAATCGTGTCAATCTTTCCGTGATTCAAGGTGAGGTCGTTGGTTTACTAGGCCCCAATGGCGCTGGCAAAACGACGACCTTTTATATTGCCACAGGTTTAGAAAGACCCAATCAAGGGCGCGTTTGGCTAGATACTCAAGATATTACTGGTGTCTCTATGCACAAAAGGGCGCGTTTGGGTATTGGTTATTTAGCCCAAGAAGCCAGTATATTTCGCCAACTTAGTGTGCAGGATAATATACTCTTGGTGTTAGAGCAAACCAATGTTCCCAAACGGGAGTGGTCGAAGCGATTGTATACTTTGCTGAAGGAGTTTCGGTTAGAGAAAGTAGCTAACAGCAAAGGGATTCAACTCTCTGGTGGTGAACGACGGCGGACAGAATTAGCCAGGGCGTTGGCGGCGGGAAGAGAAGGGCCAAAGTTTTTATTGTTAGATGAACCGTTTGCTGGGGTTGATCCGATCGCAGTAGCAGAAATTCAAGAAATTGTAGCAGGACTGCGCGATCGCGGTATGGGAATCTTAATCACAGATCACAATGTGCGTGAAACTCTGGCTATTACTGACCGCGCCTATATTATGCGCGAAGGACAAATTCTCGCTTCTGGTACGGCTGAAGAACTGTACAGCAATCCTCTTGTGAGGCAATACTATTTAGGTGATAATTTTCACGTTTAA
- a CDS encoding LptF/LptG family permease, which translates to MDRYLLSELLPPFLFGVGAFSSIGVTIDAVFDLIRKIVESGLPVGIAIQVFLLKMPYFIVLAFPMSTLLATLMTYSRLSSDSELIALRGCGVSVYRMVLPAIVLSLLVTGMTFVFNEQITPTANYQANQTLQSAIKSDKPVLKQQNIFYPEYRDIQEADGSKTKQLARLFYADQFDGKRMKGLTIIDRSTAGLNQVVVAESAQWNGSQSVWDFYNGTIYLVAPNGSYRNILRFEQQQLKLPRTPLSLVEKSRDYGEMNISESLEQLTVERLGGDRQKIRKLQVRIQQKIALPFVCLVFGLVGAAMGSVPQRTGRGTSFGVCVIVIFTYYLLFFISGAIGQAGVISPFLGAWLPNFIFLGIGLFLLMRVARR; encoded by the coding sequence ATGGATCGTTATTTGCTCAGTGAATTGCTACCACCATTTTTATTTGGAGTTGGGGCATTTTCCTCAATTGGTGTAACAATTGATGCTGTATTTGATCTAATTAGAAAAATTGTTGAATCTGGTCTACCTGTAGGCATAGCTATTCAAGTTTTCTTGTTAAAGATGCCATATTTTATTGTGTTAGCTTTTCCTATGTCCACGCTGTTGGCGACTTTGATGACTTACAGTCGTCTTTCGAGCGATAGTGAACTCATAGCATTACGCGGGTGTGGAGTAAGTGTTTATCGGATGGTGCTACCTGCTATTGTGTTAAGTTTATTAGTTACAGGGATGACATTTGTCTTTAACGAACAAATTACACCAACAGCCAATTACCAAGCCAATCAAACTCTTCAAAGTGCTATTAAATCTGATAAGCCAGTTTTAAAACAACAAAATATTTTTTATCCCGAATACCGCGATATTCAAGAAGCCGATGGTAGTAAAACTAAGCAATTGGCACGGTTATTTTATGCTGACCAGTTTGACGGTAAACGGATGAAAGGTTTAACTATTATTGACCGTTCTACAGCAGGTTTAAATCAGGTGGTTGTGGCAGAATCAGCACAATGGAATGGTTCGCAAAGCGTTTGGGATTTTTATAATGGCACTATTTATTTAGTTGCACCTAATGGTTCTTATCGCAACATTTTACGTTTTGAACAGCAACAACTCAAACTACCCCGCACACCACTGAGTTTGGTAGAAAAAAGCCGTGACTATGGTGAAATGAATATTTCCGAATCTTTAGAACAATTAACAGTGGAAAGATTAGGAGGCGATCGCCAAAAAATTCGCAAGCTGCAAGTGAGAATTCAACAAAAAATTGCTTTACCCTTTGTCTGTCTAGTGTTTGGCTTAGTCGGCGCAGCAATGGGAAGCGTCCCGCAACGTACTGGGAGAGGTACAAGTTTTGGCGTGTGCGTGATTGTGATTTTTACTTACTATTTACTATTTTTTATTAGTGGTGCGATCGGACAGGCTGGTGTGATTTCTCCTTTTTTGGGTGCTTGGTTGCCTAATTTTATTTTCTTAGGCATAGGTTTATTCTTATTAATGCGCGTAGCTAGGCGTTAA
- a CDS encoding M61 family metallopeptidase → MTEATAPRLEIGVKETVPTIHYLVAMPQPETHLFEVSLQLVNHSSPTLDLKMPVWTPGSYLVREYAKNLQDFAAFSGEQPLPWRKINKNHWQINTNGISELTVRYRIFANELSVRTNHLDGTHGYFNGAALFFRVRGYETLPIQVTIVPPHPEWRVTTALPSVDEQSFTFYAADFDTLVDTPFEIGDHKLYRFEVLGKPHELAIWGQGNYQAQQVIADIQKIIHVEAQMFGGLPYDRYVFLLHLFAQAYGGLEHKNCCSLIYQRFGFNSPDKYDRFIQLVAHEFFHLWNVKRIRPKALEVFDYDRESYTSSLWFCEGTTSYYDLLIPLRAGIYGAKSYFHNWSKEISRFLTTPGRKVQSLAESSFDAWIKLYRPDANSNNSQVSYYLKGEMVSLLLDLLIRERSANQRSLDDVMRLMWRKFGKSEIGYTPEELQEVIESVAEMDLTDFFNRYINGTDELPFNQYLEPFGLQVIADKEEEPYLGLRLNTENGREIVKFVEFGSPAQLAGIDAGDELLAIAGIRVTSHQLSDRLKDYQANDVIQVTVFHQDELRTCSVTLAAPRPSKYQVVPVNNPNNTQKENFAGWLGIPLASLR, encoded by the coding sequence ATGACTGAAGCAACAGCACCTCGTCTCGAAATTGGCGTTAAGGAAACCGTACCGACGATTCATTACCTGGTCGCAATGCCCCAACCAGAAACCCATCTGTTTGAAGTGAGCTTGCAGCTGGTTAATCACTCATCCCCAACCCTGGATTTGAAAATGCCCGTCTGGACACCAGGTTCTTACCTCGTGCGGGAATACGCCAAGAATCTCCAAGATTTTGCCGCTTTTAGTGGAGAGCAACCTTTACCTTGGCGTAAAATCAACAAAAACCACTGGCAGATCAACACAAATGGTATTTCGGAATTAACTGTACGTTACCGTATATTTGCCAATGAGCTATCGGTACGGACAAACCATTTGGATGGTACCCACGGTTATTTTAACGGTGCAGCCCTGTTTTTTAGAGTCCGGGGCTATGAAACGTTGCCAATTCAAGTAACGATTGTACCGCCGCATCCCGAATGGCGAGTGACGACAGCCTTACCTTCAGTTGATGAACAGTCATTCACTTTTTACGCAGCCGATTTTGATACTCTTGTCGATACTCCCTTTGAAATTGGTGATCACAAGTTATACCGCTTTGAGGTTTTGGGAAAACCTCACGAATTGGCGATTTGGGGACAGGGTAATTACCAAGCACAACAAGTAATTGCGGATATTCAAAAAATCATTCATGTAGAAGCACAGATGTTTGGCGGGTTGCCTTACGACAGATATGTGTTTCTGCTGCATTTGTTTGCTCAAGCCTATGGTGGCTTGGAACATAAAAACTGCTGTTCTTTGATTTATCAGCGTTTTGGTTTTAATTCACCAGATAAATACGATCGCTTCATTCAATTGGTGGCGCACGAGTTCTTTCACTTGTGGAATGTAAAACGGATTCGCCCAAAAGCTTTAGAGGTGTTTGATTACGACCGGGAAAGCTACACTTCGTCTCTGTGGTTTTGTGAAGGAACAACCAGTTACTATGATTTGCTGATTCCTCTACGGGCAGGAATTTATGGTGCCAAATCATATTTTCATAATTGGAGTAAGGAAATTTCCCGATTTTTGACTACCCCAGGGCGGAAGGTGCAATCACTGGCTGAGTCCAGTTTTGATGCCTGGATTAAACTTTATCGCCCAGATGCTAATAGCAATAATTCCCAAGTTTCTTACTATTTGAAGGGAGAAATGGTGTCTTTATTGCTAGATTTGCTGATTCGAGAGCGATCGGCAAATCAGCGTTCTTTGGATGATGTGATGCGGTTGATGTGGCGCAAATTTGGCAAATCGGAAATTGGTTATACACCCGAAGAGTTGCAGGAAGTAATTGAATCTGTCGCAGAGATGGATTTGACGGACTTCTTTAATCGCTACATTAATGGCACGGACGAGTTGCCGTTTAATCAGTATCTAGAACCTTTTGGCTTACAGGTGATTGCCGATAAAGAAGAAGAACCTTACCTTGGATTGAGATTAAATACCGAAAATGGCAGAGAAATTGTCAAGTTTGTAGAATTTGGTTCGCCTGCACAATTGGCAGGAATTGATGCGGGTGATGAGTTACTAGCGATCGCTGGTATCCGTGTCACTTCCCATCAACTAAGCGATCGCTTAAAAGATTACCAAGCAAACGACGTAATTCAAGTAACCGTTTTCCATCAAGATGAACTACGTACCTGTTCTGTGACTCTGGCGGCACCACGTCCAAGTAAATATCAAGTAGTTCCGGTTAACAATCCCAATAACACACAAAAAGAAAATTTTGCAGGTTGGTTAGGCATACCACTGGCCAGCCTGCGTTAA
- the mrdA gene encoding penicillin-binding protein 2, producing the protein MAVLHPSPLGGKKNTRTVGRNFQSIFLMIFTLTMLSGIGARLAYLQIVEGNTHRQRAESNRIRVIAKQPERGNIFDRNGKLLASTRYPRSVYLWPMAHTKPSWPVVGPRLASILEIPQADIEKKLDEAGANSSSLIRIARDLNEAQVTAIKEYENELPEVEIHTEAVRYYPHGTALAHVLGYTRELTAEQLKERKKDGYRLGDVIGQMGVEKAYEKMLRGEWGGQQVEVDGAGRPLRVLGEKQAKAGNDLHLTLDLDIQRAAEKALGDRDGAIVAINPKNGSVLALVSHPTFDPNIFSKQKLTQKDWESVQGEDHPLVNRALSVFPPASTFKIVTTTAGLESGKFSPSTILQTYGSLTIGGTRFGEWNHAGFGPLGFVGAMQWSSDTFFYQIGRGVGGPALIEWTRKYGFGQKTGFEFASEEAKGLVPDENWKQKTWKIPWTVGDTINMSIGQGALQTTPLQVAVMFAVPANGGYRVQPHLLKDNEDAQSWRESLNMKPTTVKILRDGLRKVVSEGTGKVLNKPTIPPVAGKSGTAEAWKRRVKQNHAWFGAYAPADNPDLLIVAFAEHSGGGGGSVAAPMILQIMEDYYQRKYPGKYQKPEAKQQ; encoded by the coding sequence ATGGCAGTATTACACCCTTCTCCTCTAGGTGGCAAAAAAAATACACGCACAGTCGGGCGCAATTTTCAGTCTATATTTTTGATGATATTTACCCTCACAATGTTAAGCGGTATCGGGGCGCGGTTGGCATATTTGCAAATTGTTGAGGGAAACACACACCGCCAACGCGCCGAGTCTAACCGCATTCGAGTTATTGCCAAACAGCCAGAACGGGGAAATATTTTTGACCGCAACGGCAAACTTTTAGCCAGTACTCGTTATCCCCGTTCTGTGTATCTTTGGCCAATGGCGCATACAAAACCTTCTTGGCCAGTTGTGGGGCCGAGGTTAGCCAGCATTTTAGAGATTCCCCAAGCAGACATTGAAAAAAAGCTAGATGAAGCAGGCGCAAATTCATCTTCTTTAATTAGAATTGCCCGTGATTTAAACGAAGCCCAAGTCACAGCAATCAAAGAGTATGAAAACGAACTCCCAGAAGTGGAAATTCATACGGAAGCTGTACGTTACTATCCCCACGGCACAGCCTTAGCCCATGTACTCGGTTATACCAGAGAATTAACAGCAGAACAGTTAAAAGAAAGAAAAAAAGATGGCTATCGTTTAGGCGATGTTATCGGTCAAATGGGAGTCGAAAAAGCTTATGAGAAAATGTTGCGGGGTGAATGGGGTGGTCAGCAAGTAGAAGTAGATGGGGCTGGACGACCATTGCGGGTATTAGGAGAAAAACAAGCCAAAGCCGGGAATGATTTGCATTTAACTTTAGATTTAGACATTCAAAGGGCTGCCGAAAAAGCTTTAGGCGATCGCGACGGTGCTATAGTAGCCATCAACCCCAAAAATGGCTCAGTTTTAGCCTTAGTTTCCCATCCCACCTTTGACCCCAACATCTTTTCTAAACAAAAACTCACACAAAAAGACTGGGAATCAGTACAAGGTGAAGACCATCCCCTAGTGAATCGCGCCCTCAGCGTCTTTCCCCCCGCCAGCACCTTTAAAATTGTCACAACCACAGCCGGTTTAGAATCAGGCAAATTTTCCCCCAGCACAATTTTACAAACCTACGGTTCCTTGACCATTGGCGGAACCAGATTTGGCGAGTGGAACCATGCAGGTTTCGGGCCTTTGGGATTTGTCGGCGCGATGCAATGGAGTAGTGATACTTTCTTTTATCAAATAGGTAGAGGTGTTGGCGGCCCGGCTTTAATTGAATGGACTCGCAAATATGGATTTGGTCAAAAAACCGGCTTTGAGTTCGCCTCAGAAGAAGCCAAAGGGTTAGTCCCCGATGAAAACTGGAAACAGAAAACTTGGAAAATACCCTGGACTGTAGGCGACACAATTAATATGTCTATTGGTCAAGGTGCTTTACAAACCACACCTTTACAAGTAGCGGTGATGTTTGCAGTCCCGGCTAACGGCGGCTATCGAGTCCAGCCACATTTACTCAAAGATAATGAAGATGCTCAAAGTTGGCGCGAATCTTTAAATATGAAGCCAACAACCGTTAAAATTTTGCGCGATGGACTGCGTAAAGTTGTTTCTGAAGGTACAGGGAAGGTTTTAAATAAACCGACAATTCCCCCGGTAGCGGGTAAAAGTGGTACAGCCGAAGCTTGGAAACGTCGTGTTAAACAAAATCATGCTTGGTTTGGTGCGTATGCGCCAGCCGATAATCCAGACCTGCTAATTGTCGCTTTTGCAGAACATTCTGGTGGTGGTGGTGGTAGCGTCGCCGCGCCGATGATTCTACAAATTATGGAAGACTATTACCAAAGAAAGTATCCAGGTAAATATCAAAAACCAGAGGCAAAACAACAATAG
- a CDS encoding LptA/OstA family protein, with product MKPCNQSLTSPLRRFGLALVLPAALLGAFTFPSQTQTATAQSAGGNRPLTIRSDIQEYDAKSQIITARGNVQMLYPARKIQATAAQAQYFSKERRIDFSGNVYILQQGGNSIRAEKVTYLIDEGRFVALPQSNRQVESIYMVEDSEIGGQNTTPAPKTPNLKPAN from the coding sequence ATGAAGCCCTGCAATCAATCGCTAACATCACCCTTACGTCGCTTTGGTCTAGCCTTGGTACTCCCAGCCGCACTTTTAGGCGCATTTACCTTTCCTAGCCAAACACAAACAGCAACCGCGCAGTCTGCTGGTGGTAATCGCCCTTTAACTATTCGCTCAGATATCCAAGAATATGACGCTAAAAGCCAAATTATCACCGCCCGTGGTAATGTGCAGATGTTGTATCCAGCGCGGAAAATCCAAGCAACGGCGGCTCAAGCACAATACTTTAGCAAAGAACGCCGCATAGATTTTAGTGGCAACGTCTATATTTTGCAGCAAGGTGGCAATAGTATTCGGGCAGAGAAGGTGACATATTTAATTGATGAAGGCAGGTTTGTCGCTTTACCCCAAAGTAATCGTCAAGTCGAATCGATTTATATGGTGGAAGACTCGGAAATAGGTGGACAAAATACTACACCAGCCCCCAAAACCCCAAATCTCAAGCCAGCCAATTAA
- a CDS encoding tetratricopeptide repeat protein — translation MDWITLLRSLQSDFIQRLTSGSLLHCETEGQYSEVTIISGERLKILRDFCWQMAEKYKRVSPVRDVFISYLKGKLGEEVVKERLADLITEVDYEKRFGGDGKIDFTLTTNPSVGIEVKSRHGSLDRVRWSVSSEEVEKNAVVVCILIQEEVHEAQSEYHLFLAGFLPTRMIKLKTGRIAFGIEQLLYGGGLRCYLEQYQSTINYQEYHSEDNQKTPMLAARPAVNQDNQFLIVQTEIDYVKLGNDCFAKGEYANAIANYSQALKLHPNDGEIYYQRGLSYYQLGDYTEAIADYSQAIQLNLNDAKLYIKRGLASYQLSDYTSAIHDYSQAININPHLAVAYKNRADARSHLGDNQGAIEDYSQALKINPNYAINYQNRGMSRYFLGYQQSFTKAIKLNPHDAIAYKNRGNARADMGDYEGAIDDYTQVIAINSHDAHAYYNRGNARYDLGDNAGAFEDYTQAIQINPNYADAYYNRGNVQSAIGDKQAAMIDFQKAVELYRKEGKLDALKDARGRVLDLQIEESLDILNF, via the coding sequence ATGGACTGGATTACGCTGCTGCGATCGCTACAGTCTGATTTTATTCAAAGGCTAACATCTGGTTCTCTGCTACATTGCGAAACAGAAGGTCAATACAGCGAAGTAACTATAATTTCTGGGGAGAGATTAAAGATACTCCGCGACTTTTGCTGGCAAATGGCTGAAAAATACAAGCGGGTTTCGCCAGTGCGTGATGTTTTTATCAGCTATCTCAAAGGTAAATTAGGCGAGGAAGTTGTTAAGGAACGTTTGGCTGATTTAATTACCGAAGTTGATTATGAGAAACGCTTTGGTGGCGATGGCAAGATAGATTTTACCCTGACTACTAACCCATCAGTGGGGATTGAAGTCAAATCTCGGCATGGTAGCCTTGATCGGGTGAGATGGTCTGTTAGTTCGGAAGAAGTAGAAAAAAATGCGGTTGTAGTTTGTATTTTAATTCAAGAAGAAGTACACGAAGCGCAATCTGAGTATCATCTTTTTTTAGCCGGATTTCTACCGACTCGGATGATTAAACTCAAAACAGGTAGAATTGCCTTTGGCATAGAACAATTATTATATGGTGGTGGTTTGCGTTGTTATTTAGAACAATATCAATCTACTATTAATTATCAAGAATATCACTCAGAAGATAATCAGAAAACACCAATGTTAGCGGCGCGTCCCGCAGTTAATCAAGATAATCAATTTTTGATTGTGCAGACAGAAATTGATTATGTCAAACTAGGTAATGATTGTTTTGCTAAGGGAGAATATGCAAATGCGATCGCTAACTATAGTCAAGCTTTAAAATTACACCCAAATGATGGAGAGATTTATTATCAACGAGGATTAAGCTATTATCAACTAGGAGATTATACAGAAGCGATCGCAGATTATTCCCAAGCAATTCAACTTAATCTCAATGATGCCAAGTTATATATTAAACGTGGGTTAGCAAGTTACCAGTTAAGCGATTATACTTCAGCAATTCATGATTACTCCCAGGCAATTAATATCAATCCTCATCTGGCAGTAGCTTATAAAAATCGTGCCGATGCTCGTTCCCATTTAGGAGATAATCAAGGTGCGATTGAAGATTACAGCCAAGCACTTAAAATTAATCCTAACTATGCCATAAATTATCAAAACCGTGGCATGTCCCGTTATTTTTTAGGATATCAGCAAAGCTTTACTAAAGCTATTAAGTTAAACCCTCACGATGCTATTGCTTACAAAAATCGTGGTAATGCGCGTGCAGATATGGGTGATTATGAAGGTGCAATTGATGATTATACTCAAGTAATTGCGATTAACTCTCATGATGCCCATGCTTATTATAATCGCGGTAATGCTCGTTATGATTTAGGCGACAATGCCGGAGCTTTTGAAGATTATACTCAGGCTATACAAATTAACCCAAATTATGCCGATGCTTATTATAATCGCGGCAATGTGCAATCAGCGATCGGCGATAAACAAGCAGCAATGATAGATTTTCAAAAAGCTGTAGAACTTTATCGCAAAGAAGGTAAATTAGATGCGCTTAAAGATGCGCGAGGACGAGTTTTAGATTTACAAATTGAAGAGTCGCTAGATATTTTGAATTTTTAA
- a CDS encoding AI-2E family transporter — MNLSVNRLLKWLILTLLFPLLFLNGWLLLKFFQYFQPLVTILVLASLFAFILNYPVALLERKGLNRNYGVTLVFVLATLILVTFATTLLPIVSQQFNEMVKLLPQWIDSSETKLQVLNDWAFSQKSRIDFSQIFTKITDKIPEEVEYLSDKLLSIIIDTIDSISGALITVVLSFYLLLDGARLWQGIFKKLPWDSAQKIGKSIQQNFQNYLIGQGTLALLMGLAQTFMFLLFQVQFGLLFGLGVGILSLIPFGDVFSLIIITLIIATHDFWLAVKVLAVALIIDQLIDQVIAPRLLGSFTGIRPIWVLISLLVGTYIGGVLGLIIAVPVAGFIKDVGDGFAVSNHSDKAVVGEDAEMLPQ, encoded by the coding sequence ATCAATTTATCAGTTAACCGCCTCCTAAAATGGCTAATTTTAACACTCTTGTTTCCGCTATTATTTCTTAATGGATGGCTATTATTAAAGTTTTTTCAATATTTTCAACCTTTAGTAACTATTCTTGTATTAGCATCTTTGTTTGCTTTTATTTTAAATTACCCTGTTGCGTTACTAGAGAGGAAAGGATTAAACCGCAACTATGGAGTTACGCTAGTTTTTGTCTTAGCTACGTTGATATTAGTAACTTTTGCAACTACGTTATTGCCCATAGTTTCTCAGCAATTTAATGAAATGGTGAAATTACTACCCCAATGGATTGATTCTAGTGAGACAAAATTACAGGTTTTAAATGATTGGGCCTTTAGCCAGAAAAGCCGCATAGATTTTAGTCAGATTTTTACCAAAATTACTGATAAAATTCCCGAAGAAGTGGAATATCTTTCAGATAAGCTGTTAAGCATTATCATCGACACAATTGATAGCATTTCTGGTGCATTAATTACCGTAGTTTTAAGTTTTTACTTGTTGTTAGATGGGGCAAGATTGTGGCAAGGTATATTTAAGAAGTTACCTTGGGATTCTGCCCAAAAAATTGGTAAATCAATCCAACAAAACTTTCAAAATTACTTGATTGGTCAAGGCACATTAGCTTTATTGATGGGACTTGCTCAAACATTCATGTTTTTGCTGTTTCAAGTCCAGTTTGGATTACTTTTTGGCTTAGGAGTAGGAATTTTAAGCTTAATTCCCTTTGGTGATGTGTTTAGTTTGATTATAATTACTTTAATTATCGCTACCCATGATTTTTGGTTAGCAGTCAAAGTGTTAGCCGTAGCTTTGATCATAGATCAACTCATTGACCAAGTGATTGCTCCACGTTTATTAGGAAGTTTCACAGGGATAAGACCTATTTGGGTGTTAATTTCTTTATTAGTAGGAACTTACATTGGTGGCGTTTTAGGATTAATTATTGCCGTACCAGTGGCTGGTTTTATTAAAGATGTTGGAGATGGCTTTGCTGTATCGAATCATTCTGATAAGGCGGTTGTCGGTGAAGATGCAGAAATGTTACCTCAATAA
- a CDS encoding Crp/Fnr family transcriptional regulator, with the protein MQTEVFSELFPLLSTANPQTLEWLLNVAVDHEYPVGRAVLMEDAWGNAVYFVVSGWVKVRRTSGEDSVAIAILGRGDFFGEMAILDESPRSTDVIALSPVKLLSISRERFIQILFKDPQLHHRMLQLMVRRIRQFNQRLQIRSSPPAVKLAHTLVSLGESYGQDSERGKEIFNIPFKDLAEVTEIGVEETTKIMEKLHEKGWITIDNANNIIYLVNFKQLMNLAGKV; encoded by the coding sequence ATGCAGACTGAGGTTTTTAGTGAACTTTTCCCCTTGCTGAGTACAGCCAACCCACAAACTTTAGAATGGCTGCTCAATGTTGCCGTTGATCACGAATATCCCGTAGGACGAGCCGTATTGATGGAAGATGCCTGGGGTAACGCCGTTTACTTTGTGGTATCCGGCTGGGTAAAAGTCCGCCGTACCTCTGGCGAAGATTCTGTGGCTATAGCGATTTTAGGTCGGGGTGATTTTTTTGGAGAAATGGCGATTTTAGATGAATCTCCACGTTCTACTGATGTAATTGCCCTTTCACCTGTAAAATTACTGAGTATTTCTAGAGAGCGTTTTATTCAAATCTTGTTTAAAGATCCACAATTACACCATCGGATGCTGCAACTGATGGTGCGAAGAATCCGACAATTTAACCAACGTTTACAAATTCGCTCTTCACCACCAGCCGTCAAACTGGCTCACACCTTAGTTAGTTTGGGTGAAAGTTATGGACAAGACTCCGAACGTGGTAAAGAAATTTTTAATATTCCCTTTAAAGATTTGGCGGAAGTGACAGAAATCGGAGTTGAGGAAACCACCAAAATCATGGAAAAACTGCATGAAAAAGGATGGATCACAATCGATAATGCTAATAACATCATTTACTTGGTTAACTTCAAGCAACTGATGAATTTGGCAGGGAAAGTCTAA
- a CDS encoding DMT family transporter, protein MTSLRRWHRFIDRIPSQAYLWLAIVIFGASGAITRKLTEIGSQNLINGRNPISLCNVLFVGNICALLVLMLIYRQQWNKTALKQISVKNWLVLSVVSILSGALAPGLIFQALALTNVNNVILVGRLEPPLALALSIWLLKERVNLWEIVGAIAAFIGVTLTVILQPTGTHITNMPGFHLGTGEILAAVAAVAAAIATVIGKKSVSHIPLGIFTIYRTALGTVVFFFLALKLYGQHHFVEVFSPFLWRWMLLYSVVIVVLGQSLWFKGLRASTVSVASLVGSFAPIAGILAAYFILDEVPTLPQYIGGSLIVVGIFISQLGVMRQTRRATTANQVNSTEVQQVESEMGFKGI, encoded by the coding sequence GTGACTAGCCTGAGAAGATGGCATCGTTTCATTGATAGAATTCCCAGTCAAGCCTATCTCTGGCTCGCAATCGTCATTTTCGGCGCATCTGGCGCAATTACGCGCAAATTAACAGAAATTGGTTCGCAAAACTTAATAAATGGCAGAAACCCGATTTCTTTATGTAATGTTTTGTTTGTCGGTAATATCTGCGCCTTATTGGTTCTGATGCTTATCTATAGGCAGCAGTGGAACAAAACAGCATTGAAGCAAATATCTGTGAAGAATTGGTTAGTGTTGTCGGTGGTTTCTATCCTATCAGGAGCTTTAGCCCCTGGGTTAATTTTTCAGGCATTGGCGCTCACCAATGTCAATAATGTGATTTTAGTTGGCAGACTAGAACCACCACTGGCTTTAGCTTTATCAATTTGGTTATTAAAAGAACGGGTAAATCTGTGGGAAATTGTGGGTGCGATCGCGGCTTTTATTGGCGTGACACTAACTGTTATACTCCAGCCAACGGGAACTCATATAACTAATATGCCTGGGTTTCACTTGGGTACAGGCGAAATTCTAGCAGCAGTCGCAGCAGTCGCAGCCGCCATCGCTACCGTGATAGGGAAAAAATCTGTCTCCCACATTCCTTTAGGAATTTTTACAATTTATCGCACTGCTTTAGGTACTGTCGTATTTTTCTTTCTGGCTTTAAAGTTATACGGTCAACATCATTTTGTCGAAGTATTTTCGCCTTTTTTGTGGCGGTGGATGTTGCTTTATAGTGTGGTGATTGTAGTTTTAGGCCAGTCCCTGTGGTTTAAAGGTTTGAGAGCTTCTACTGTATCCGTAGCTTCTTTAGTTGGCTCATTTGCTCCCATTGCAGGCATTTTGGCGGCTTATTTTATCTTAGATGAAGTCCCAACTTTACCTCAATATATAGGTGGTAGTTTGATTGTCGTTGGCATATTTATTAGCCAACTGGGGGTGATGCGTCAAACTCGCAGAGCTACTACCGCTAATCAGGTCAACTCTACCGAGGTGCAACAAGTAGAAAGCGAAATGGGATTTAAAGGTATTTAA